A genomic segment from Propionibacteriaceae bacterium ZF39 encodes:
- a CDS encoding catalase: MAKSPKSPKKSTSKSAKTPKSSSPKDLTDRLVPGAPGTETPTVEEATSPRDPLPPADDQGQPAPVSPTGGEAGDLQQQSAYLTTAQGVRLRDTDHSLKAGPRGPVLLQDHHLREKIQHFDHERIPERVVHARGAAAHGTFESNGKASKLTRAAFLQAGATTPVFVRFSTVAGSRGSSDTVRDVRGFATKFYTTEGNYDLVGNNIPVFFIQDAIKFPDLVHSVKPHPAREIPQAQSAHDTFWDFVSLHTEAQAMVMWHMSDRTIPRSLRMIEGFGVHTFRLINEAGETSLVKFHWKPRLGVHSMVWEEALLTNGLDPDFHRRDLADAIEAGAHPEWDLGVQVFADTEDQMFEGIDLLDPTKFIPEELAPVEIIGTMTLNANPTNYFAETEQVAFHPGHLVPGIDVTNDPLLQGRLFSYLDTQLTRLGGSNFTQIPINRPHAPVNDMFRDGFNQQAVHAGNAPYRPNSVDGGCPFKAGDAGAFIDVPQAVEGQMVRENPASFADHYSQARLFYRSMSPVEQEHIIGAYTFELAKCYEDNIKIRQLQSLAEIDADLCAEVAAGLGLDAPKPQLDHNATSEPSTSAAVSQIGETCPVDGRQVGILVDADTDPGSITALVTALDEAGTVPVIVAPTGGKLGGTLPIQRSYATAASIEFDAVVVVGSGKPGPDDGKARDARVWQGAHTIDPRIETLLDQVWRHAKAIAVATGREDVLREAGIDPGAPGVLVSDPDSLADDLLALMGGHRVWERFA; encoded by the coding sequence ATGGCGAAGAGCCCGAAGAGCCCGAAGAAGTCCACCTCGAAGAGCGCGAAGACTCCCAAGAGCTCAAGCCCCAAGGATCTCACCGATCGACTTGTCCCGGGGGCTCCCGGCACCGAGACCCCGACGGTGGAAGAGGCTACCTCCCCGCGCGATCCGCTGCCCCCGGCCGATGATCAGGGGCAGCCGGCTCCGGTCAGCCCGACCGGCGGCGAGGCCGGTGACCTCCAGCAGCAGAGCGCCTATCTCACCACCGCCCAGGGCGTACGCCTGCGCGACACCGATCACTCGCTCAAGGCCGGCCCGCGCGGTCCGGTGCTCCTCCAGGATCACCACTTGCGCGAGAAGATCCAGCACTTCGATCACGAGCGCATCCCCGAGCGAGTGGTCCACGCGCGCGGCGCTGCCGCCCACGGCACCTTCGAGTCGAACGGCAAGGCCAGCAAGCTGACCCGCGCGGCCTTCCTCCAGGCGGGTGCGACCACGCCCGTGTTCGTGCGGTTCTCGACCGTCGCGGGCTCCCGCGGCTCGTCGGACACCGTGCGCGACGTGCGCGGTTTCGCGACGAAGTTCTATACGACCGAGGGCAACTACGACCTCGTCGGCAACAACATCCCCGTCTTCTTCATCCAGGACGCGATCAAGTTCCCGGATCTGGTGCACTCGGTCAAGCCGCATCCGGCCCGCGAAATCCCGCAGGCCCAGTCGGCCCACGACACGTTCTGGGACTTCGTGTCCCTCCACACCGAGGCCCAGGCCATGGTGATGTGGCACATGTCCGACCGGACGATCCCGCGCTCGCTGCGCATGATCGAGGGCTTCGGTGTCCACACCTTCCGGCTGATCAACGAGGCCGGTGAGACCTCGCTGGTCAAGTTCCACTGGAAGCCCCGGCTCGGCGTGCACTCGATGGTCTGGGAGGAGGCGCTGCTCACCAACGGCCTGGATCCCGACTTCCACCGTCGCGACCTGGCGGATGCCATCGAGGCCGGTGCCCATCCGGAGTGGGATCTCGGCGTGCAGGTCTTCGCGGACACCGAGGACCAGATGTTCGAGGGGATCGACCTGCTCGACCCGACCAAGTTCATTCCGGAGGAGCTGGCCCCGGTCGAGATCATCGGCACGATGACCCTCAACGCGAACCCCACCAACTATTTCGCGGAGACCGAGCAGGTGGCTTTCCACCCCGGGCACCTGGTGCCGGGCATCGATGTCACGAATGACCCGCTCCTGCAGGGCCGGCTGTTCTCCTACCTCGACACCCAGCTCACCCGGCTCGGCGGCTCCAACTTCACGCAGATCCCGATCAACCGGCCGCATGCCCCCGTGAACGACATGTTCCGCGACGGGTTCAACCAGCAGGCCGTCCATGCGGGCAATGCGCCCTATCGCCCCAACTCCGTGGACGGCGGTTGCCCGTTCAAGGCCGGGGACGCGGGTGCGTTCATCGATGTGCCCCAGGCGGTCGAGGGCCAGATGGTGCGCGAAAACCCGGCCTCGTTCGCCGATCACTACAGCCAGGCCCGGCTGTTCTATCGCTCGATGAGCCCGGTGGAGCAGGAACACATCATCGGGGCCTACACGTTCGAGCTGGCCAAGTGCTACGAGGACAACATCAAGATCCGTCAGCTCCAGTCGCTGGCGGAGATCGATGCCGACCTCTGCGCCGAGGTGGCAGCCGGTCTGGGACTGGACGCACCCAAGCCCCAGCTCGACCACAACGCCACCTCCGAGCCGAGCACGTCGGCCGCGGTCAGCCAGATCGGCGAGACCTGCCCGGTCGACGGTCGGCAGGTCGGAATCCTGGTGGATGCCGATACGGATCCGGGTTCGATCACCGCGCTGGTGACCGCCCTCGACGAGGCCGGCACCGTCCCCGTGATCGTCGCCCCCACCGGCGGCAAGCTCGGCGGCACTCTCCCGATCCAGCGCTCGTACGCCACGGCCGCCTCGATCGAGTTCGACGCGGTGGTGGTCGTGGGGTCGGGCAAGCCGGGCCCGGACGACGGCAAGGCGCGCGATGCCCGCGTCTGGCAGGGCGCCCACACGATCGATCCCCGCATCGAGACGCTCCTCGATCAGGTCTGGCGCCATGCCAAGGCCATCGCCGTCGCCACGGGTAGGGAGGATGTCCTGCGCGAGGCCGGCATCGATCCCGGGGCGCCGGGCGTCCTCGTCAGCGATCCCGACTCCCTGGCCGATGACCTGCTGGCGCTCATGGGCGGCCACCGGGTCTGGGAGCGCTTCGCGTGA
- a CDS encoding glycosyltransferase → MNDRYAGDRADRVHSRPPVSEVWVVVPAHNEEEHIAASLEAILRSARAAGVPFTVTVVLDDCTDRTADRIPTGVRSVVVSERSAGAARRAGMLGAPAGRGVWYATTDADSLVPVHWLSTIIASADEHDVVAGTIRVADWAGRDDRVRQHHDHGYRARAGHGHIHGANLAVSAAAYHHVGGFRPMPEHEDVDLVSRCLAAGLVVDWSDSAPVITSARRFNRVGGGFGGLLNRLEEGLTP, encoded by the coding sequence GTGAATGATCGGTACGCCGGAGACCGCGCGGACCGGGTTCACTCCCGGCCGCCGGTCTCCGAGGTGTGGGTGGTCGTGCCCGCCCACAACGAGGAGGAGCACATCGCCGCCAGCCTCGAGGCGATCCTCCGTTCGGCGCGCGCGGCGGGCGTACCCTTCACGGTCACCGTCGTCCTCGACGACTGCACCGATCGCACCGCCGACCGCATCCCGACCGGGGTGCGGTCGGTCGTCGTGTCCGAACGCAGCGCAGGCGCGGCCCGGCGGGCGGGGATGCTGGGTGCGCCGGCCGGCCGAGGGGTCTGGTACGCCACCACCGACGCCGACTCCCTCGTCCCCGTCCACTGGCTCAGCACGATCATCGCCTCGGCGGACGAGCACGACGTCGTCGCCGGGACGATCCGCGTCGCGGACTGGGCGGGCCGGGACGACCGCGTGCGCCAGCACCACGATCACGGCTACCGCGCACGCGCGGGGCACGGCCACATCCATGGGGCCAACCTGGCGGTCTCCGCCGCGGCCTATCACCACGTCGGCGGATTCCGCCCGATGCCGGAACACGAGGACGTGGACCTCGTCTCGCGGTGCCTCGCTGCCGGCCTCGTCGTCGACTGGTCCGACAGCGCGCCTGTCATCACGTCCGCCCGGCGCTTCAACCGCGTCGGCGGCGGCTTCGGCGGACTGCTGAATCGCCTCGAGGAAGGGCTGACCCCGTGA
- a CDS encoding acyl-CoA dehydrogenase family protein, whose product MTATPDAIAGAVRERLADATALPMPGGGDTKARWQQLTAWAREHVVVGRLLEAHADATVILTELAATPPATGEWWGVWAAEPPQPVVLGERAHDTTWTLTGTKPWCSGAGWCTHALMTVRAQEAPDERHLVAVDLRQPGVRIEDTWHNAGMRASRTWSVHFDDVEATWLGPGSAYLDRPGFWHGGAGVAACWLGGASAVADRLLTTTRDDLLHRAAQGRVRVALTAARWAMQAAAAELDADPDHLVAARIRALQIRALVDTAATTVLTETGRALGAGPLCLDPDHAARVADLTVYLRQGHGDRDLASLAQLLEEAP is encoded by the coding sequence GTGACCGCGACTCCTGATGCGATCGCCGGCGCCGTTCGGGAACGGCTCGCGGACGCCACCGCGCTGCCCATGCCGGGTGGTGGGGACACGAAAGCCCGCTGGCAGCAGCTCACCGCCTGGGCGCGCGAGCACGTGGTCGTGGGCCGCCTGCTCGAGGCCCACGCCGACGCGACCGTCATCCTCACCGAGCTGGCCGCGACCCCGCCCGCCACGGGGGAATGGTGGGGCGTCTGGGCCGCCGAACCGCCACAGCCGGTCGTGCTGGGGGAACGCGCCCACGACACGACCTGGACCCTCACCGGCACCAAACCCTGGTGCTCCGGCGCGGGCTGGTGCACCCACGCGCTCATGACGGTCCGCGCCCAGGAGGCCCCGGACGAGCGGCACCTCGTCGCGGTGGACCTGCGGCAGCCGGGCGTACGCATCGAGGACACCTGGCACAACGCCGGCATGCGCGCCAGCCGGACCTGGTCGGTCCACTTCGACGACGTGGAGGCCACCTGGCTCGGGCCCGGGTCGGCGTACCTCGATCGCCCCGGCTTCTGGCACGGCGGCGCGGGGGTGGCGGCGTGCTGGCTGGGCGGGGCGTCCGCCGTTGCCGACCGACTCCTCACCACCACCCGGGACGATCTGCTCCATCGCGCCGCGCAGGGCCGGGTCCGGGTCGCTCTGACCGCCGCCCGGTGGGCGATGCAGGCGGCGGCCGCGGAGCTCGACGCCGATCCCGACCACCTCGTCGCTGCCCGCATCCGGGCCCTGCAGATCCGCGCGCTGGTGGATACCGCCGCGACGACGGTCCTCACCGAGACCGGGCGCGCCCTGGGTGCGGGACCGCTCTGTCTCGACCCCGACCACGCGGCGCGGGTGGCGGATCTGACTGTCTATCTGCGCCAGGGCCACGGCGATCGCGACCTGGCCTCCCTGGCCCAGCTCCTGGAGGAGGCCCCATGA
- a CDS encoding PIG-L family deacetylase has translation MTDEFVVSRTERGTPVSSWLEWQPAWPPLITETWERVVVVAAHPDDDVLGIGGLLAHLVQRGVEIVGIQATDGTAAYPHSPTVSPDELGRLRTAEIREAYARLGLPEPVHLGLPDGALADHEDRLTELLGEFLRPGDRWLAPWRADRHPDHEAAGRAAARACEGAPVEFFEYPIWMWHWAAPRSAQVPWGRALRLDLSPAERLAKRKAALCFRTQIAPLSDHPADAAVLPPFALERLTTDREVVFGA, from the coding sequence ATGACCGACGAGTTCGTGGTCAGCCGGACCGAACGGGGCACCCCCGTCTCCAGTTGGCTCGAATGGCAACCCGCGTGGCCGCCGCTGATCACCGAGACCTGGGAACGGGTGGTCGTGGTCGCGGCCCATCCCGACGACGACGTGCTCGGCATCGGCGGGCTCCTCGCCCATCTCGTCCAGCGGGGCGTCGAGATCGTCGGGATCCAGGCGACCGACGGCACAGCCGCCTATCCGCACTCACCGACCGTCAGCCCCGACGAACTCGGCCGCCTGCGGACCGCCGAGATTCGCGAGGCGTACGCCCGGCTCGGGCTCCCGGAGCCGGTCCATCTCGGGCTGCCCGACGGTGCACTGGCGGATCACGAGGACCGGCTCACCGAGCTCCTCGGTGAGTTCCTCCGGCCGGGTGATCGCTGGCTGGCCCCGTGGCGGGCCGACCGGCATCCCGACCACGAGGCGGCCGGCCGCGCAGCGGCCCGGGCGTGCGAGGGGGCCCCGGTCGAGTTCTTCGAATACCCGATCTGGATGTGGCACTGGGCCGCGCCCCGGTCGGCGCAGGTGCCCTGGGGCCGGGCGCTGCGGCTGGATCTTTCGCCGGCCGAACGCCTCGCCAAGCGCAAGGCCGCCCTCTGTTTCCGCACCCAGATCGCCCCGCTGTCCGACCACCCCGCGGACGCGGCCGTCCTGCCGCCGTTCGCGCTCGAGCGGCTCACCACTGACCGGGAGGTGGTGTTCGGTGCGTGA
- a CDS encoding SAM-dependent methyltransferase: MRDDRDRWLTAQYAGAEDPWSYDSRWYEQRKRALTLAALPRRTYRYAFEPGCSIGALTELLAERCDRLLACDLVPAAVERARQRVAGRPGVTVREWDARDVWPDSGFDLVVVSEVLYYLDVVEAYAFCSRLAHHLAPDGQVVAVHWRRPADPHVLDGDRADRLIRATPGLHLLARWEDPDFVLSVLGRDPRSVAELEGLT; encoded by the coding sequence GTGCGTGACGATCGAGACAGGTGGCTGACGGCGCAATATGCCGGCGCCGAGGACCCCTGGAGCTATGACTCCCGGTGGTATGAACAGCGCAAGCGCGCCCTCACCCTCGCCGCCCTGCCGCGGCGCACCTATCGCTATGCCTTCGAGCCGGGCTGTTCGATCGGCGCGCTCACCGAGCTCCTGGCCGAGCGCTGCGACCGGCTGCTGGCCTGTGACCTCGTCCCGGCCGCGGTGGAGCGGGCCCGGCAGCGCGTGGCGGGCCGGCCGGGCGTGACGGTGCGCGAGTGGGATGCCCGGGACGTCTGGCCCGATTCCGGTTTCGACCTGGTGGTGGTGAGCGAGGTGCTCTATTACCTCGACGTGGTCGAGGCGTACGCCTTCTGCTCCCGGCTGGCCCACCACCTCGCGCCGGACGGGCAGGTGGTCGCCGTGCACTGGCGGCGCCCGGCAGACCCCCACGTGCTCGACGGCGACCGCGCCGATCGGCTGATCCGCGCCACCCCGGGGCTGCACCTGCTGGCGCGCTGGGAGGATCCCGACTTCGTGTTGAGCGTGCTCGGCCGCGATCCGCGCTCGGTTGCCGAGCTGGAAGGGCTGACCTGA
- a CDS encoding crosslink repair DNA glycosylase YcaQ family protein — translation MESITWPELAARALRRQFPSEVDGIAGLADRIGPLQTQTARAAFLGLTARSTFADHASITAAYEDLTLVRGSSIRGTVHTSVRAVHPILDVLTRVGIGTRWRSQLGLRDSDPVALWESLDTFAAEGWRTPDELRAHQAAWLAARDPASDGDERIGRYLPFSHGSLIRRPLKGGWEGQGAPGYRTASALLGDRSEWYADLAAAVRAGVLLHVRCHGPSSVEDIAWWAGVGRKVIARAVDELADALVGRVGPDGRGYVEPLDSPDQAPADPAEAVPGVRLLPEFDALLCAYEPSARMRFVDPEHHRIMFSSANGLCRPPLLVDGRITGYWRLDGSGRTRALTAYSFAGTRRPPIAEVRRAATAVTRALPVRLSGVEWARHRD, via the coding sequence GTGGAATCCATCACCTGGCCCGAGCTGGCGGCTCGCGCCCTGCGACGCCAGTTTCCTTCCGAGGTCGACGGGATCGCCGGGCTTGCCGACCGCATCGGGCCGCTGCAGACCCAGACCGCCCGGGCCGCGTTCCTTGGCCTGACGGCCCGGTCCACGTTCGCCGATCATGCCTCGATCACCGCGGCCTATGAGGACCTCACGCTGGTGCGCGGGAGCTCGATCCGGGGGACGGTGCACACGAGCGTACGCGCGGTCCACCCCATCCTCGATGTCCTCACCCGCGTCGGCATCGGCACCCGTTGGCGGAGTCAGCTCGGGCTCAGGGACAGTGATCCCGTCGCGTTGTGGGAGAGCCTGGACACCTTCGCGGCCGAGGGCTGGCGTACCCCCGACGAACTCCGCGCCCACCAGGCCGCCTGGCTCGCCGCACGCGACCCGGCCAGCGACGGGGATGAGCGGATCGGGCGCTATCTGCCGTTCAGCCACGGCTCCCTGATCCGCCGGCCGCTCAAGGGCGGCTGGGAGGGTCAGGGTGCGCCGGGTTATCGGACGGCGTCGGCGCTGCTGGGCGACCGATCCGAGTGGTACGCCGACCTCGCGGCGGCCGTGCGTGCGGGGGTGCTGCTGCACGTGCGGTGCCACGGCCCGTCGAGTGTCGAGGACATCGCCTGGTGGGCCGGGGTGGGCCGGAAGGTCATCGCCCGGGCCGTGGACGAACTCGCGGATGCACTCGTCGGCCGGGTCGGGCCGGACGGGAGGGGCTATGTCGAGCCGCTCGACTCACCGGACCAAGCGCCCGCGGACCCGGCGGAGGCGGTCCCGGGCGTACGACTCCTGCCGGAATTCGACGCCCTCCTGTGTGCTTATGAACCATCGGCGCGGATGCGGTTCGTCGACCCGGAGCACCATCGGATCATGTTCTCCTCGGCCAACGGACTGTGCCGACCGCCACTGCTAGTCGACGGCCGGATCACCGGCTATTGGCGCCTGGATGGATCGGGCCGCACCCGCGCGCTGACGGCGTACTCATTCGCGGGAACGAGGCGACCGCCTATTGCGGAGGTACGCCGCGCTGCGACGGCGGTCACGCGCGCGCTGCCGGTGCGGTTGTCCGGCGTGGAATGGGCCCGACACCGGGACTGA
- the ppk2 gene encoding polyphosphate kinase 2 produces MGDSKHSKHDKSSKKNGNNGNGKVKRMDKALYEAELFRLQGELVKMQEWVKANGKRVVIVFEGRDAAGKGGAIKRVTEYLNPRIASIIALPTPTERQKTQWYFQRYVENLPAAGEIVLFDRSWYNRAGVEKVMGYCTADEYRRFLHQCPIFERLLVEDGIFLRKYWFSVSDHEQESRFRSRLTDPMRRWKLSPTDLESLTRWEDYSRAKDEMMVHTDIPEARWNVIESEDKRRARLNMIHHLLTTIPWEETELPELELPERPASTGYQRMPRDHSQEVPDHAQMVQDGEAGVSLDGVGPDKFTQMRKSAREEH; encoded by the coding sequence ATGGGTGACTCCAAGCATTCCAAGCACGACAAGTCGTCGAAGAAGAACGGCAACAACGGCAACGGCAAGGTCAAGCGCATGGACAAGGCGCTCTATGAGGCCGAGTTGTTCCGGCTCCAGGGCGAGCTCGTCAAGATGCAGGAATGGGTCAAGGCCAACGGCAAGCGCGTGGTGATCGTCTTCGAAGGCCGCGATGCGGCCGGCAAGGGCGGCGCGATCAAGCGGGTCACCGAATATCTCAACCCGCGCATTGCCTCGATCATCGCCCTCCCGACGCCGACCGAGCGCCAGAAGACGCAGTGGTATTTCCAGCGCTATGTGGAGAACCTCCCCGCGGCCGGCGAGATCGTGCTGTTTGACCGGTCGTGGTATAACCGGGCCGGCGTCGAGAAAGTCATGGGCTATTGCACCGCCGACGAATATCGGCGTTTCCTGCACCAGTGCCCCATCTTCGAACGACTGCTCGTCGAGGACGGGATCTTCCTGCGGAAGTATTGGTTCTCGGTCTCCGACCACGAGCAGGAAAGCCGATTCCGCTCACGTCTCACCGATCCGATGCGGCGCTGGAAACTCTCCCCCACCGACCTCGAATCTCTGACGCGCTGGGAGGACTATTCCCGGGCCAAGGACGAGATGATGGTCCACACCGACATTCCCGAGGCCCGGTGGAATGTGATCGAGTCGGAGGACAAGCGCCGCGCCCGGCTCAACATGATCCACCACCTGCTCACCACGATTCCGTGGGAAGAGACCGAGCTGCCCGAGCTGGAGCTGCCCGAGCGTCCCGCCTCCACCGGCTATCAGCGCATGCCCCGCGATCATTCGCAGGAAGTGCCCGATCATGCCCAGATGGTCCAGGACGGCGAGGCCGGCGTCAGCCTCGACGGCGTCGGGCCGGACAAGTTCACCCAGATGCGGAAGTCCGCGCGCGAGGAGCACTGA
- the treY gene encoding malto-oligosyltrehalose synthase, which produces MRTPTSTYRLQIRPSLTLADAADLTDYLVDLGVDAVYLSPVLTATTGSDHGYDTVDPTTIDPARGGEEGWRRLVDAAHAKGLKVVLDIVPNHLGISVPAENPAWWDVLTHGRDSAYAPWFDINWDAGPLHLPVLGDDGFEALQVVSTDSGAELRYHEHRFPIAPGTYAEGDSVADVHARQHYRLAHWETGNTELNYRRFFAVTTLAGVRQEDPTVFEQTHERIFRMIREGDVDGLRVDHPDGLVDPEDYFDGLAAAATGLWITAEKILEHGEELPDSWLIHGTTGYDAMTEINQVFIDPAGEETFTDFQRTLVGDERDLAAHILHGKTQAATILLPAERDRLTRLVPDLPAEEVRRALTSIAAHLEVYRSYVPVGIERLHAAATAAREEHPDLAPTIDLLVLRLADPTAEVARRFQQFSGAVMAKGVEDTAYYRANRFVALNEVGGNPAQFGMEPDAFHRAMARRQEHQPKSMTSLSTHDTKRGEDVRARLAVLAELRELVTPWLEEFIDRSGITDRSFANLLGQVFLGAGLIERERMHAYAEKAMREAFTGTSWTHPDAEFEAQVHAAVDLAYDDENLNDGLCRLLALIEQPGWANSLGQKLVQLTMPGIPDVYQGTELWDDSLVDPDNRRPVDFAARRALLDLTEAPWIDGTGAAKFWVVRQALRLRRERSDLFTGYAPVVASGTSAHHLLAFDRGGAITAVTRLPYTLSTDHHGWADTVLPLEGTWRDVLTGAVHTGDTKPDELFGHYPVALLVRD; this is translated from the coding sequence GTGCGCACACCCACGTCGACCTACCGCCTGCAGATCCGTCCCTCGCTGACCCTTGCCGATGCGGCCGACCTGACCGACTATCTCGTCGATCTCGGCGTCGATGCGGTCTATCTGTCCCCCGTCCTCACGGCCACGACGGGTTCCGACCACGGCTACGACACCGTCGATCCGACCACCATCGACCCCGCTCGCGGTGGCGAGGAGGGCTGGCGGCGGCTCGTCGATGCGGCTCATGCCAAGGGCCTGAAGGTCGTCCTCGACATCGTGCCCAACCATCTCGGCATCTCGGTCCCGGCGGAAAACCCGGCCTGGTGGGATGTGCTGACGCACGGCCGCGATTCGGCGTACGCGCCCTGGTTCGATATCAACTGGGACGCCGGCCCCCTCCACCTGCCCGTCCTCGGTGACGACGGGTTCGAGGCACTCCAGGTGGTCTCCACGGACTCCGGCGCCGAGTTGCGCTACCACGAGCACCGGTTTCCGATCGCTCCCGGAACCTACGCCGAGGGCGACTCGGTCGCGGACGTCCACGCCCGCCAGCACTATCGCCTGGCGCACTGGGAGACGGGCAACACGGAGCTCAACTACCGGCGGTTCTTCGCTGTGACGACCCTGGCGGGCGTACGCCAGGAGGACCCGACGGTCTTCGAACAGACCCACGAGCGCATCTTCCGGATGATCCGCGAGGGCGATGTGGACGGGTTGCGGGTGGACCATCCGGACGGGCTCGTGGACCCGGAGGACTATTTCGACGGGCTCGCCGCGGCCGCCACGGGGCTCTGGATCACCGCCGAGAAGATCCTCGAGCACGGCGAGGAACTGCCCGACAGCTGGTTGATCCACGGCACCACGGGCTATGACGCGATGACCGAGATCAACCAGGTGTTCATCGACCCCGCCGGCGAGGAGACCTTCACCGACTTCCAGCGCACCTTGGTCGGCGACGAGCGCGACCTGGCCGCCCACATCCTGCACGGCAAGACCCAGGCGGCGACGATCCTGCTGCCGGCCGAGCGCGACCGGCTCACGCGCCTGGTGCCGGATCTGCCGGCGGAGGAGGTTCGCCGCGCGCTGACCTCGATCGCCGCCCACCTCGAGGTCTACCGGTCCTATGTGCCCGTCGGCATCGAACGGCTCCACGCGGCCGCGACCGCCGCGCGCGAGGAGCATCCCGACCTCGCCCCGACGATCGATCTGCTCGTCCTGCGCCTGGCCGACCCGACCGCCGAGGTGGCCCGCCGGTTCCAGCAGTTCTCGGGCGCTGTGATGGCGAAGGGCGTCGAGGACACGGCGTACTATCGCGCCAATCGTTTCGTCGCCCTCAACGAGGTCGGCGGCAACCCCGCACAGTTCGGGATGGAGCCCGATGCGTTCCACCGCGCGATGGCGCGCCGGCAGGAGCACCAGCCGAAGTCGATGACCTCCCTCTCGACCCACGACACCAAGCGGGGCGAGGACGTCCGGGCTCGGCTGGCGGTGCTGGCCGAGCTGCGCGAACTGGTCACGCCGTGGCTCGAGGAGTTCATCGACCGCTCCGGCATCACGGATCGCTCGTTCGCCAACCTGCTCGGCCAGGTGTTCCTCGGGGCCGGCCTGATCGAGCGCGAGCGCATGCACGCGTACGCCGAGAAGGCCATGCGCGAGGCTTTCACCGGCACGAGCTGGACGCATCCCGATGCCGAGTTCGAGGCGCAGGTGCACGCGGCGGTCGACCTGGCGTACGACGATGAAAACCTCAACGACGGCCTCTGCCGCCTGCTCGCCCTGATCGAGCAGCCCGGCTGGGCCAACTCGCTCGGGCAGAAGCTGGTGCAGCTGACCATGCCGGGCATACCCGACGTTTATCAGGGCACCGAGCTCTGGGACGACTCGCTCGTCGATCCCGACAACCGTCGCCCGGTGGACTTCGCAGCGCGGCGCGCGCTGCTGGACCTCACCGAGGCCCCGTGGATCGACGGCACCGGGGCCGCGAAATTCTGGGTGGTCCGGCAGGCGCTGCGGCTGCGGCGCGAGCGTTCCGACCTTTTCACCGGGTACGCCCCAGTGGTCGCGTCCGGGACGTCGGCGCACCACCTGCTCGCGTTCGACCGCGGCGGGGCGATCACGGCCGTGACGCGGCTGCCCTACACCCTGTCGACGGATCACCACGGCTGGGCCGACACGGTGCTGCCACTGGAGGGCACGTGGCGCGATGTGCTCACGGGCGCGGTGCACACGGGCGACACCAAACCCGATGAGCTCTTCGGGCACTATCCGGTGGCCCTGCTCGTGCGCGACTGA